The Candidatus Poribacteria bacterium genome includes a window with the following:
- a CDS encoding phytanoyl-CoA dioxygenase family protein, with the protein MKEVTNHTKPFIVDKNLGAALDIDNAQLTETTSDGAPVVPPTQEQKYLFDMRGWLLVPGVLSGDELAEMQEFGYKLRHEPESIPEHERSPLGGPMQRLADHPNVIGFLNEFLAHPALSSQECYGFRMESCSLFYRTVGDGNFGPHNGNGMLRFPGDSHLYRCIPGRGYSGLTRIVWELNPVKYRQGGTLFITASHKAVYTAPDTIRSQDSLIWDTYECPAGSLLFFTEALTHSTHTWTNEENDRLAIFSCYNTVNSKWHDWDPHPKLLEEMPAKRQTLFRPVRAANNLIGETYRH; encoded by the coding sequence ATGAAAGAAGTTACGAACCACACAAAGCCTTTTATTGTTGATAAAAATCTCGGGGCAGCACTCGACATTGATAACGCACAGCTCACGGAAACAACTTCTGATGGCGCACCCGTCGTCCCACCGACGCAGGAACAGAAATACCTCTTTGATATGCGTGGGTGGCTCTTGGTGCCCGGTGTGCTGTCGGGCGATGAACTCGCAGAGATGCAGGAGTTCGGGTATAAACTCCGACACGAACCGGAGTCGATTCCGGAGCATGAACGCTCACCGCTCGGTGGTCCGATGCAACGCCTTGCTGACCATCCGAATGTCATCGGCTTTCTCAATGAATTTCTCGCACATCCAGCATTGTCGAGCCAAGAGTGCTACGGGTTTAGGATGGAATCGTGTAGCCTGTTTTACCGCACTGTCGGTGATGGAAATTTCGGACCCCACAACGGAAACGGGATGCTCCGTTTTCCCGGCGATTCGCACCTCTATCGGTGTATTCCGGGCAGAGGCTACAGTGGATTGACTCGCATCGTTTGGGAACTGAATCCTGTCAAATATCGGCAGGGAGGGACGCTCTTTATTACAGCAAGCCATAAGGCGGTCTATACAGCCCCCGACACAATCCGAAGTCAAGATTCGCTTATCTGGGATACCTACGAGTGTCCTGCTGGGTCGCTCCTCTTTTTCACGGAGGCGTTGACACATAGTACGCACACGTGGACGAATGAGGAAAACGATCGTCTCGCTATTTTCAGTTGCTACAACACGGTCAATAGTAAGTGGCACGATTGGGATCCGCATCCAAAGCTGCTTGAAGAGATGCCTGCCAAGCGACAGACGCTGTTCCGACCCGTTCGCGCTGCCAATAACCTAATCGGTGAGACATACCGGCATTAG